One Sanguibacter keddieii DSM 10542 genomic window carries:
- the add gene encoding adenosine deaminase — translation MALPASPTRDFVTGLPKAELHLHLEGTLEPDLKLELARRNGVELAQSTVEEVQASYVFDSLASFLAVYYPAMDVLVTEQDFYDLATAYLRRAAADGVTHVEMFFDPQAHTTRGVPFADVVNGYHRAAVDGAALGVDAHLILCFLRDLSAESAAETLEASVPFADKILGVGLDSDERENPPAKFAAVFARARDLGYRLTMHCDIDQVGSIENIRQVLEDIGVDRIDHGTNVVEDPALVELVRERGLGLTCCPVSNSFVTDDMKATEIAQLLRAGVKVTVSSDDPAYFGGYVADNYVALVEKAGLTTAEVVTLAKNSFEASWVSDADRARFLAEVDAYVERYAG, via the coding sequence GTGGCACTGCCAGCCTCACCCACCCGCGACTTCGTCACCGGCCTGCCCAAGGCCGAGCTCCACCTGCACCTCGAGGGCACCCTCGAGCCCGACCTCAAGCTCGAGCTCGCGCGCCGCAACGGCGTGGAGCTCGCCCAGAGCACCGTCGAGGAGGTCCAGGCCAGCTACGTGTTCGACTCGCTCGCCAGCTTCCTCGCCGTGTACTACCCGGCGATGGACGTGCTCGTCACGGAGCAGGACTTCTACGACCTCGCGACCGCCTACCTGCGCCGCGCCGCGGCGGACGGCGTCACGCACGTCGAGATGTTCTTCGACCCGCAGGCGCACACCACCCGCGGCGTGCCCTTCGCCGACGTCGTCAACGGCTACCACCGCGCGGCTGTCGACGGTGCCGCGCTCGGCGTCGACGCGCACCTCATCCTGTGCTTCCTGCGGGACCTCTCCGCCGAGAGCGCCGCCGAGACCCTCGAGGCCTCCGTGCCCTTCGCGGACAAGATCCTGGGTGTCGGACTCGACTCCGACGAGCGCGAGAACCCGCCGGCCAAGTTCGCGGCGGTCTTCGCCCGTGCCCGCGACCTCGGCTACCGCCTCACCATGCACTGCGACATCGACCAGGTCGGCAGCATCGAGAACATCCGTCAGGTCCTCGAGGACATCGGCGTCGACCGCATCGACCACGGCACCAACGTCGTCGAGGACCCGGCGCTCGTCGAGCTCGTGCGCGAGCGTGGCCTCGGCCTCACGTGCTGCCCGGTGTCCAACTCCTTCGTCACCGACGACATGAAGGCCACCGAGATCGCCCAGCTGCTCCGGGCGGGCGTCAAGGTCACGGTGAGCTCGGACGACCCCGCGTACTTCGGCGGGTACGTGGCAGACAACTACGTCGCCCTCGTCGAGAAGGCCGGCCTGACGACCGCCGAGGTCGTCACCCTCGCCAAGAACTCCTTCGAGGCGTCCTGGGTGTCCGACGCAGACCGCGCCCGGTTCCTCGCCGAGGTCGACGCGTACGTCGAGCGCTACGCGGGCTGA
- a CDS encoding YchJ family protein codes for MSPALDLTSPCPCGTGRLAAACCAPVHSGEEPARTAEALMRSRYSAFAAGDVDHLLASWHPQTRPADLELDPDTVWTRLRVLETVDGGETDDTGTVAFRAHSRHDGERSTQTEVSRFVRSDDDARRWLYLDAVEQPPQE; via the coding sequence ATGAGCCCTGCACTCGACCTCACGAGCCCCTGCCCCTGCGGCACCGGACGTCTCGCCGCGGCGTGCTGCGCACCGGTGCACTCCGGCGAGGAGCCAGCCCGCACCGCCGAGGCGCTCATGCGGTCGCGGTACTCGGCCTTCGCCGCGGGCGATGTCGACCACCTGCTCGCCTCGTGGCACCCGCAGACCCGACCGGCGGACCTCGAGCTCGACCCGGACACCGTCTGGACGCGCCTGCGGGTCCTCGAGACCGTCGACGGCGGCGAGACCGACGACACCGGCACCGTCGCCTTCCGTGCGCACTCGCGCCACGACGGCGAGCGGAGCACGCAGACCGAGGTCAGCAGGTTCGTCCGCTCCGACGACGACGCCCGGCGCTGGCTCTACCTCGACGCCGTCGAGCAGCCGCCGCAGGAGTAG
- a CDS encoding DUF1304 domain-containing protein produces MLENLPVAAAVFAVLAGLVHVYIFVLESLRWTAPATRRTFGTSEEEALATRSMAYNQGWYNLFLAVGAIGGTVLALAGSGTAAVAGASILLFATGSMVAAALVLVTSDSTKLRAGSVQGFCPLVAIVLALLLG; encoded by the coding sequence GTGCTCGAGAACCTGCCTGTCGCCGCCGCCGTCTTCGCCGTCCTGGCAGGGCTCGTGCACGTCTACATCTTCGTGCTCGAGAGCCTGCGCTGGACGGCCCCCGCGACGCGCCGGACCTTCGGGACCTCCGAGGAGGAGGCGCTCGCCACCCGCTCGATGGCCTACAACCAGGGCTGGTACAACCTGTTCCTGGCGGTCGGTGCGATCGGCGGCACCGTGCTCGCGCTCGCCGGCTCCGGCACGGCCGCCGTGGCCGGGGCGTCGATCCTGCTCTTCGCGACCGGGTCGATGGTCGCCGCCGCCCTCGTGCTCGTCACGAGCGACAGCACCAAGCTCCGCGCGGGCTCCGTGCAGGGCTTCTGCCCGCTCGTCGCGATCGTCCTCGCCCTGCTGCTCGGCTGA
- a CDS encoding alpha/beta hydrolase — protein sequence MTLSLEASAAVWSPSATTEQDAPLLLLMHGYGSHEHDLVGLVPHLPSAFRTVSVRAPLAAGPGYAWVPIVDPGRPEPAATQDAADAVLTWLDEHVPASAPVALLGFSQGGLMVTHLLRSRPERFFAGVVLSGFTADVELPGDAALAQIAPPVFFGRGDVDPIIMPEAFARTSAWLPEHTTLTDVVYPGLAHGISQQELVDVDRFLTSVLPG from the coding sequence ATGACTCTGAGCCTCGAGGCGTCCGCCGCCGTCTGGTCACCGTCCGCCACGACCGAGCAGGACGCGCCGCTCCTGCTGCTCATGCACGGGTACGGGTCGCACGAGCACGACCTCGTCGGGCTCGTGCCGCACCTGCCGAGCGCGTTCCGCACAGTCTCCGTCCGCGCGCCCCTCGCCGCCGGACCCGGGTACGCCTGGGTGCCGATCGTCGACCCCGGCCGCCCCGAACCTGCCGCGACCCAGGACGCGGCCGACGCCGTCCTGACGTGGCTCGACGAGCACGTCCCGGCCAGCGCCCCGGTCGCGCTGCTCGGCTTCTCGCAGGGCGGTCTCATGGTGACGCACCTGCTGCGCTCGCGTCCTGAGAGGTTCTTCGCCGGGGTCGTGCTCTCAGGCTTCACCGCCGACGTCGAGCTCCCGGGCGACGCGGCGCTCGCACAGATCGCGCCGCCGGTGTTCTTCGGCCGGGGCGACGTCGACCCGATCATCATGCCCGAGGCCTTCGCCCGGACCAGCGCGTGGCTGCCGGAGCACACGACGCTCACCGACGTCGTCTACCCGGGCCTCGCGCACGGCATCTCGCAGCAGGAGCTCGTCGACGTCGACAGGTTCCTCACCAGCGTGCTGCCCGGCTGA
- a CDS encoding AAA family ATPase — protein sequence MPPLVLPDHLAVLQSTRPHLDVIGSDPWPVPDGWWEAAHERVRDLVADDRVGRRTTAWNDWPVGTPHMAIYLLVLGERLGGWSALLAGTEPTFPQKVIAEHLPEVSRLGASPVYRYFPSATDWPLRLLDHAGQDAEARLDALETSVDAIAVFDDVEPFATRRDALRGIFERVMDDRELRLLHAFSPYPELVRLWRHDLLTDDERAVLPELGGWTDTFSWSVAGFTVVHEHLASTLERSQSADELLASVALADGRSALPAAAAAALGRERADTVNADMADRQASFDKQAWLGATRDWVARGLLRGEIEVCRTWLQTVSQTAVSLAGLPGAPVASSTPSLVDFVQDVEETYTARSTRARNPLMDDFARRIKPVRTPAPGRPMRLRDGDEEIEDDAETLAPDAVEIGDPQAELAALVGLAPVKTQVRRLEAEARADRLRAEAGMPDSGRSRHLVFTGNPGTAKTTVARLLARTYAQLGLLSRGHLVEVSRMDLVGEYIGQTAPKVRKVFERASGGVLFIDEAYALMPADSPRDFGAEAIATLIKLMEDRRDEVVVVVAGYPHEMTRFLQSNPGVASRFPKTLVFDDYSDDDLLTILRSMAAAQGFVLGDGVEDRVRAMLPRPRPAGFGNGRFVRNVLEEAASIQAERVVALDAPTPDDVRTVLARDVPGDVPPVPERPRPGMYL from the coding sequence GTGCCACCCCTTGTCCTGCCAGACCACCTCGCCGTCCTGCAGTCGACCCGGCCGCACCTCGACGTCATCGGCTCCGACCCCTGGCCCGTGCCCGACGGCTGGTGGGAGGCCGCGCACGAGCGCGTGCGCGACCTCGTCGCCGACGACCGCGTGGGCCGGCGCACCACCGCCTGGAACGACTGGCCCGTCGGCACCCCGCACATGGCCATCTACCTGCTGGTCCTCGGCGAACGGCTCGGCGGGTGGAGCGCGCTGCTGGCCGGGACCGAGCCGACCTTCCCGCAGAAGGTCATCGCCGAGCACCTCCCCGAGGTGTCCCGGCTCGGGGCGAGCCCGGTCTACCGCTACTTCCCGTCCGCGACCGACTGGCCGCTGCGGCTCCTCGACCACGCCGGCCAGGACGCCGAGGCACGCCTCGACGCCCTCGAGACCAGCGTCGACGCCATCGCCGTGTTCGACGACGTCGAGCCCTTCGCGACCCGCAGGGACGCGCTCCGCGGGATCTTCGAGCGCGTCATGGACGACCGCGAGCTGCGCCTCCTGCACGCCTTCAGCCCGTACCCCGAGCTCGTCCGGCTCTGGCGCCACGACCTGCTGACCGACGACGAGCGCGCCGTGCTGCCCGAGCTCGGCGGCTGGACCGACACCTTCTCGTGGTCGGTCGCCGGCTTCACCGTCGTCCACGAGCACCTCGCCTCGACCCTCGAGCGGTCACAGAGCGCCGACGAGCTGCTCGCGTCGGTCGCGCTCGCGGACGGCCGCAGCGCGCTGCCCGCCGCTGCCGCCGCGGCGCTCGGACGCGAGCGGGCCGACACGGTGAACGCCGACATGGCCGACCGCCAGGCGTCCTTCGACAAGCAGGCGTGGCTCGGTGCGACGCGCGACTGGGTGGCCCGCGGGCTGCTGCGCGGCGAGATCGAGGTGTGCCGGACGTGGCTCCAGACGGTGAGCCAGACCGCCGTGTCCCTCGCAGGCCTGCCGGGCGCCCCGGTCGCGTCGTCGACCCCCAGCCTGGTGGACTTCGTCCAGGACGTCGAGGAGACCTACACGGCCCGCAGCACGCGAGCCCGCAACCCGCTCATGGACGACTTCGCGCGGCGCATCAAGCCCGTCCGGACCCCGGCACCGGGGCGACCGATGCGGCTGCGCGACGGCGACGAGGAGATCGAGGACGACGCCGAGACGCTCGCCCCGGATGCCGTCGAGATCGGCGACCCGCAGGCCGAGCTGGCCGCGCTCGTCGGCCTCGCACCCGTCAAGACGCAGGTCCGCCGGCTCGAGGCCGAGGCGCGCGCCGACCGGCTGCGGGCCGAGGCCGGCATGCCCGACTCCGGGCGCTCACGGCACCTCGTGTTCACCGGCAACCCGGGGACCGCCAAGACGACGGTCGCGCGGCTGCTCGCCCGAACCTACGCCCAGCTCGGGCTGCTCTCGCGCGGTCACCTCGTCGAGGTCAGCCGCATGGACCTCGTGGGGGAGTACATCGGCCAGACCGCCCCCAAGGTCCGCAAGGTGTTCGAGCGTGCGTCGGGCGGGGTGCTGTTCATCGACGAGGCCTACGCGCTCATGCCGGCCGACTCGCCGCGCGACTTCGGGGCCGAGGCGATCGCCACGCTCATCAAGCTCATGGAGGACCGCCGGGACGAGGTGGTCGTGGTCGTCGCGGGGTACCCGCACGAGATGACCAGGTTCTTGCAGTCCAACCCCGGGGTCGCCTCGCGATTCCCCAAGACGCTCGTGTTCGACGACTACTCCGACGACGACCTCCTCACCATCCTGCGGTCGATGGCGGCCGCGCAGGGGTTCGTGCTCGGCGACGGCGTCGAGGACCGGGTGCGGGCGATGCTCCCGCGGCCCCGACCCGCAGGTTTTGGCAACGGCCGCTTCGTGCGGAACGTGCTCGAGGAGGCGGCGTCGATCCAGGCCGAGCGGGTCGTCGCCCTCGACGCGCCCACACCGGACGACGTCCGGACGGTCCTCGCGCGCGACGTGCCCGGCGACGTGCCTCCGGTCCCGGAGAGGCCCCGCCCGGGCATGTACCTCTGA
- a CDS encoding MarR family winged helix-turn-helix transcriptional regulator, which translates to MTTSEQPERPTGYWYDNSDSVVEILHALRRFRQSDQGMRRRMSVDMAMNESDMQALQHVVISTSNGQQATPRDLARFLGISSASTTKLLDRLSASGYLERHPHPTDRRGLVITATQHAHDELQARMTGMHRRLRELAATVPPESRQAVVDFLTAVSDHLETEGGTRSEGSAEGPDVAAILRPLV; encoded by the coding sequence ATGACCACCTCGGAGCAACCGGAGAGGCCCACGGGATACTGGTACGACAACAGTGACTCCGTGGTCGAGATCCTGCACGCCCTGAGACGTTTCCGCCAGAGCGACCAGGGCATGCGCCGCCGCATGAGCGTCGACATGGCCATGAACGAGTCCGACATGCAGGCCCTCCAGCACGTCGTCATCTCCACCAGCAACGGCCAGCAGGCCACGCCCCGGGACCTCGCACGGTTCCTCGGGATCTCGAGCGCGTCGACCACCAAGCTCCTCGACCGGCTGTCCGCCTCCGGGTACCTCGAGCGCCACCCGCACCCGACAGACAGGCGCGGCCTGGTCATCACCGCGACGCAGCACGCGCACGACGAGCTGCAGGCCCGGATGACCGGCATGCACCGCCGGCTCCGCGAGCTCGCCGCGACGGTGCCGCCCGAGTCCCGGCAGGCCGTGGTCGACTTCCTCACGGCTGTCTCCGACCACCTCGAGACCGAGGGCGGGACACGCTCGGAGGGCTCGGCAGAAGGTCCCGACGTGGCTGCGATCCTCAGGCCCCTGGTCTGA
- a CDS encoding helix-turn-helix domain-containing protein has protein sequence MYLTIVSAARFLVEHSDEPVTLHDLADHVGYSPFHVARSFEKFVGMPPGQFLAAHRFQRAKQMLLSGEDKVVDICNAVGFSSVGTFTTRFVKVVGLSPTEFRRLPHTLAERKPRPVSNRGPARDGTVITGSVHLSPAAEAAVGLEPAVYVGLFRRRAAQGVPIAGTLMGPEGYFILMDVPPGAFWLLVSALPSREDAPGQLVPATQVVGAATRPVLVPARPTSLVRDVSIDVAPDWGAPVLVALPPLAAV, from the coding sequence ATGTACCTGACCATCGTCAGCGCCGCCAGGTTCCTCGTCGAGCACTCCGACGAGCCTGTCACGCTGCACGACCTCGCCGACCACGTCGGGTACAGCCCGTTCCACGTCGCGCGGTCCTTCGAGAAGTTCGTCGGCATGCCGCCGGGGCAGTTCCTCGCGGCGCACCGGTTCCAGCGCGCCAAGCAGATGCTGCTGTCCGGTGAGGACAAGGTGGTCGACATCTGCAACGCGGTGGGTTTCAGCTCGGTCGGCACCTTCACCACCCGGTTCGTCAAGGTGGTCGGACTCAGCCCGACCGAGTTCCGCAGGCTCCCGCACACCCTCGCCGAGCGCAAGCCACGGCCGGTGAGCAACCGTGGGCCCGCGCGGGACGGGACGGTGATCACCGGGTCGGTCCACCTGAGCCCCGCCGCCGAGGCTGCCGTAGGACTCGAGCCCGCGGTCTACGTCGGGCTGTTCCGTCGTCGGGCCGCGCAGGGTGTCCCGATCGCCGGGACCCTCATGGGCCCCGAGGGGTACTTCATCCTCATGGACGTCCCACCGGGAGCGTTCTGGTTGCTGGTCTCGGCGCTCCCCTCGCGTGAGGACGCCCCGGGTCAGCTGGTCCCGGCGACCCAGGTGGTCGGGGCCGCGACGCGTCCCGTGCTCGTCCCCGCACGTCCGACGTCGCTGGTGCGTGACGTGAGCATCGACGTGGCCCCCGACTGGGGCGCGCCGGTGCTCGTCGCGTTGCCGCCGCTCGCAGCCGTGTGA
- a CDS encoding isocitrate lyase/PEP mutase family protein: MHSQVDLARSFASLHVSGAPLVLPNAWDVASARVVVAAGARAVATTSAGVAWAHGSADGHRLPRAQAVGAVAAIARAVDVPVTADVEGGFGESATDVARTVAEVIEAGAVGVNIEDSLRPVTEQVARLTAARAAADDAGVPLFVNARIDTHRLGGVGTLAWFDETVERALAYAAAGASGIFVLGALEADVVRALVAASPVPVNVAYGPGTLTVGQLASAGAHRVSAGSSIAEAAYSLVGEMAATMLGDSAAAPGPAPTLGWSALNALAEAR, translated from the coding sequence ATGCACTCTCAGGTCGACCTCGCCCGGTCCTTCGCCTCGCTCCACGTCTCCGGGGCACCGCTCGTCCTGCCCAACGCCTGGGACGTCGCGTCAGCCCGCGTCGTGGTGGCGGCGGGCGCACGGGCTGTGGCCACCACGAGCGCCGGCGTCGCGTGGGCGCACGGTTCCGCGGACGGTCACCGTCTCCCCCGCGCCCAGGCCGTCGGTGCGGTCGCGGCGATCGCCCGCGCGGTCGACGTCCCCGTGACGGCAGACGTCGAGGGCGGGTTCGGCGAGTCAGCGACCGACGTCGCACGCACCGTCGCGGAGGTGATCGAGGCGGGGGCCGTCGGCGTCAACATCGAGGACTCGCTGCGCCCGGTCACCGAGCAGGTCGCGCGTCTGACCGCCGCCCGGGCTGCCGCGGACGACGCGGGCGTCCCGTTGTTCGTCAACGCGCGGATCGACACGCACCGCCTCGGTGGTGTCGGGACCCTCGCGTGGTTCGACGAGACCGTCGAGCGCGCCCTCGCCTACGCAGCCGCGGGCGCGAGCGGCATCTTCGTGCTCGGTGCGCTCGAGGCCGACGTGGTCCGGGCGCTCGTCGCCGCGTCCCCGGTGCCGGTGAACGTGGCGTACGGGCCGGGCACCCTGACCGTCGGCCAGCTCGCCTCCGCCGGTGCGCACCGGGTCAGTGCCGGGTCGTCGATCGCGGAGGCCGCCTACAGCCTGGTGGGTGAGATGGCCGCGACCATGCTCGGCGACTCCGCAGCCGCTCCCGGACCTGCTCCGACCCTCGGGTGGTCGGCCCTCAACGCTCTCGCAGAGGCGCGCTGA
- a CDS encoding GNAT family N-acetyltransferase, with translation MPGTRTSGQTSATRRPTSPVTLTLVDLPEDGPALVDLVSSHEYPFHVRRHPTRADVESRLVDGSYLDEDHATYWVDHATEGRIGVVTLEDLSDDTPMLDLRLVTEARGLGLGQVVLEAVTDLVFTTMPEARRFEGQTREDNVAMRKTFLRSGFLKEAHYREGWPVDGGAPLASVAYAILRRDWESGTTTPFVWEDLEA, from the coding sequence ATGCCTGGAACACGGACCTCCGGTCAGACCTCCGCCACCCGTCGCCCGACCTCGCCGGTGACGCTCACCCTCGTCGACCTGCCCGAGGACGGCCCGGCGCTCGTCGACCTCGTCTCCTCGCACGAGTATCCCTTCCACGTGCGACGCCACCCCACGCGAGCCGACGTCGAGTCGCGGCTGGTCGACGGGAGCTACCTCGACGAGGACCACGCCACCTACTGGGTGGACCACGCGACCGAGGGGCGCATCGGCGTCGTGACCCTCGAGGACCTCTCCGACGACACCCCCATGCTCGACCTGCGGCTGGTGACCGAGGCCCGCGGCCTCGGGCTCGGCCAGGTGGTCCTCGAGGCGGTGACCGACCTGGTCTTCACGACCATGCCGGAGGCCCGCAGGTTCGAGGGGCAGACGCGCGAGGACAACGTCGCGATGCGGAAGACCTTCCTGCGGTCGGGGTTCCTCAAAGAGGCGCACTACCGCGAGGGGTGGCCTGTCGACGGCGGTGCGCCGCTCGCGTCGGTGGCCTACGCGATCCTGCGCCGGGACTGGGAGTCGGGGACCACCACGCCGTTCGTGTGGGAAGACCTCGAGGCGTAG
- a CDS encoding CYTH domain-containing protein — translation MSDCGFGDFEFERRFYVDELPPAVLTEPDPVLIVQSYYLAAEGYAMRMRVQSSTVLLPLDGTEDELQVLGDFASEFEFCAITVKGPMNGGTRYEAEREIDVNVGLDMIRLGGKRIIKNRYALWLGGDGWVVDVFGGANRPLIVAECERGGPVTDLTIPSFCVTEVTEDRRFSNESLSHAPFAGWSRQFAGELAVDGPRFLQGFGHNTLETDA, via the coding sequence GTGAGCGACTGCGGCTTCGGCGACTTCGAGTTCGAGCGGCGCTTCTACGTCGACGAGCTCCCGCCGGCTGTGCTCACCGAGCCCGACCCGGTGCTCATCGTCCAGAGCTACTACCTCGCTGCTGAGGGGTACGCGATGCGGATGCGCGTGCAGTCGAGCACGGTGCTCCTGCCGCTCGACGGCACCGAGGACGAGCTCCAGGTGCTCGGCGACTTCGCGAGCGAGTTCGAGTTCTGCGCCATCACCGTCAAGGGCCCCATGAACGGTGGCACCCGCTACGAGGCCGAGCGCGAGATCGACGTCAACGTCGGCCTCGACATGATCCGGCTCGGCGGCAAGCGCATCATCAAGAACCGCTACGCCCTGTGGCTCGGCGGCGACGGCTGGGTGGTCGACGTGTTCGGCGGAGCGAACCGCCCTCTCATCGTGGCCGAGTGCGAGCGGGGTGGTCCGGTCACCGACCTCACCATCCCCTCGTTCTGCGTCACCGAGGTCACCGAGGACCGCAGGTTCTCCAACGAGTCCCTCTCGCACGCGCCCTTCGCCGGATGGTCGCGGCAGTTCGCCGGCGAGCTCGCGGTCGACGGGCCCCGGTTCCTGCAGGGCTTCGGCCACAACACCCTCGAGACCGACGCCTGA
- the idi gene encoding isopentenyl-diphosphate Delta-isomerase, protein MTTATSAQGADSAPQTAQVDDHVILLAEDGTRIGHTPRATVHGLDTPLHLAFSCYLLRADGQVLLTRRALAKRTWPGVWTNSFCGHPRFGEEMSDAVRRHAAHELGLEVDGIELVLPDFRYRAVDASGVVENEICPVFFATTTQDPQPNPDEVMDLAWTSMQDLGTAITATPWAFSPWMVSQLNQLGEIDLGAGDA, encoded by the coding sequence GTGACGACAGCCACGTCGGCCCAGGGCGCAGACTCCGCCCCCCAGACCGCACAGGTCGACGACCACGTGATCCTCCTCGCCGAGGACGGCACCCGGATCGGCCACACCCCGCGGGCCACGGTCCACGGGCTCGACACCCCGCTCCACCTCGCCTTCTCGTGCTACCTGCTGCGCGCCGACGGACAGGTGCTGCTCACGCGCCGTGCCCTCGCCAAGCGCACGTGGCCGGGCGTCTGGACCAACTCCTTCTGCGGGCACCCTCGCTTCGGCGAGGAGATGTCGGATGCCGTCCGCCGCCACGCGGCCCACGAGCTCGGCCTCGAGGTCGACGGCATCGAGCTCGTGCTCCCGGACTTCCGGTACCGCGCCGTCGACGCCTCCGGCGTCGTCGAGAACGAGATCTGCCCCGTCTTCTTCGCGACCACCACCCAGGACCCTCAGCCCAACCCGGACGAGGTCATGGACCTCGCCTGGACGAGCATGCAGGACCTCGGCACCGCCATCACGGCGACCCCCTGGGCCTTCAGCCCGTGGATGGTCAGCCAGCTCAACCAGCTCGGCGAGATCGACCTGGGGGCCGGGGACGCATGA
- a CDS encoding tetratricopeptide repeat protein — MDQELYEELDRIFAARDRADMAPTIEALQVLYQEHPHDARVLYEIGGAYDTAGEELTALGFYERAVAAGLHGDLRRRCYLQHGSTLRNLGRVDDSLSLFSRARAEFPDSVALGAFEALSLHAAGRTSTALASALLLLAEHVDSEDLNRYKPAVRGNAEYLASLDETGPVESSDQA; from the coding sequence ATGGACCAGGAGCTGTACGAGGAGCTGGACAGGATCTTCGCGGCCCGTGATCGCGCGGACATGGCACCGACGATCGAGGCCTTGCAGGTGCTGTACCAGGAGCACCCCCACGATGCGCGGGTGCTCTACGAGATCGGTGGGGCCTACGACACCGCCGGGGAGGAGTTGACGGCCCTGGGCTTCTACGAGCGCGCCGTGGCGGCAGGCCTCCACGGCGACCTCCGGCGGCGCTGCTACCTCCAGCACGGGAGCACGCTGCGCAACCTCGGACGCGTCGACGACTCCCTCTCCCTGTTCTCGAGGGCTCGTGCGGAGTTCCCCGACTCCGTCGCCCTCGGCGCCTTCGAGGCTCTGAGCCTGCACGCCGCCGGAAGGACGAGCACCGCGTTGGCGAGCGCGCTCCTCCTGCTGGCGGAGCACGTCGACTCGGAGGACCTGAACCGCTACAAGCCTGCGGTGCGCGGCAACGCGGAGTACCTCGCCTCGCTCGACGAGACCGGCCCCGTCGAGTCGTCCGACCAGGCCTAG
- a CDS encoding polyprenyl synthetase family protein translates to MTSGTTEGVVASGPRVGSDVTVDSVLDDFFAEAIDRSDAYGSDYTQLWTSLQSASQGGKRLRPLLLTGVYDQLGGTDTALAATIGAAVELLHTAFVVHDDVIDHDVVRRGRLNVSGTFAQRARAEGADDERAENLGAAAGILAGDLALTGAHRLVAFSDAPASTRRDLVHLFDHAVYVTAAGELSDVRYSLDLAPVGLADIVAMAAHKTAVYSFELPLQAGAVLAGADPRTVEWLSHVGRLVGTAFQLLDDIDGVFGDEQTTGKSVLTDLREGKLTPLMAHARQTDAWPTISRFVGDASLTHEGVDAVRQALEEAGSRSFIEDFAAEHLASARRLADEISLPEGFTGWFESVTRDVARRAA, encoded by the coding sequence ATGACGAGCGGCACGACGGAGGGCGTCGTCGCCTCGGGGCCGCGTGTCGGCTCCGACGTGACCGTCGACAGCGTCCTCGACGACTTCTTCGCCGAGGCGATCGACCGGTCTGACGCCTACGGCTCCGACTACACCCAGCTCTGGACCTCGCTGCAGTCCGCGTCCCAGGGCGGCAAGCGCCTGCGACCCCTCCTGCTCACCGGCGTCTACGACCAGCTCGGCGGGACCGACACCGCCCTCGCCGCGACCATCGGCGCCGCCGTCGAGCTGCTGCACACCGCCTTCGTGGTGCACGACGACGTCATCGACCACGACGTCGTCCGGCGCGGCCGGCTCAACGTCTCCGGCACCTTCGCGCAACGCGCGCGGGCCGAGGGCGCTGACGACGAGCGTGCCGAGAACCTGGGTGCCGCCGCAGGCATCCTGGCCGGGGACCTCGCTCTCACGGGAGCCCACCGGCTCGTCGCCTTCAGCGACGCCCCGGCCTCGACCCGGCGCGACCTCGTGCACCTGTTCGACCACGCGGTCTACGTCACGGCTGCCGGCGAGCTCTCGGACGTGCGGTACAGCCTCGACCTCGCACCCGTCGGGCTCGCGGACATCGTCGCGATGGCTGCCCACAAGACGGCCGTGTACTCCTTCGAGCTGCCGCTCCAGGCCGGGGCGGTCCTCGCCGGGGCCGACCCGCGCACGGTCGAGTGGCTCAGCCACGTCGGTCGCCTCGTCGGCACCGCCTTCCAGCTCCTCGACGACATCGACGGGGTGTTCGGCGACGAGCAGACCACCGGCAAGAGCGTCCTCACCGACCTGCGCGAGGGCAAGCTCACGCCGCTCATGGCGCACGCCCGCCAGACCGACGCCTGGCCGACCATCAGCCGGTTCGTCGGCGACGCCAGCCTCACGCACGAGGGCGTCGACGCCGTCCGGCAGGCGCTCGAGGAGGCCGGGTCGCGCAGCTTCATCGAGGACTTCGCCGCCGAGCACCTCGCCTCCGCCCGACGCCTGGCCGACGAGATCTCGCTGCCCGAGGGCTTCACCGGGTGGTTCGAGTCCGTGACGCGCGACGTCGCCCGACGAGCAGCATGA